The following proteins are co-located in the Rippkaea orientalis PCC 8801 genome:
- a CDS encoding Rpn family recombination-promoting nuclease/putative transposase — protein sequence MYDSICKFIAIEFSEDIATWLLGKPISLTELKPPELSSEPIRVDSLIFLESDELVLHLEFQTSPDQDIPFRMLDYRVRLYRHDPQKEVIQIVLYLGENRSKLVNQTVFELSKTSHEFEVIRLWEVPPETLLQSKDLWSFAVLSQGKNRETILRQISQKIDEISDPREKSNVTASTAVLAGLVLDQDIIQRLLRKDIMRESVIYQDILSEGREEGREEGREEGREEGRHQEGVNLISRLLNRLIGQIPPNLTQKIHDLSIEQLESLGDALLDFKSEEDLQKWFEENSEN from the coding sequence ATGTATGATTCCATTTGTAAATTTATTGCCATTGAATTTTCCGAAGATATCGCCACTTGGCTATTAGGAAAACCTATCTCTTTAACCGAATTAAAACCCCCAGAATTATCTTCCGAACCCATTAGGGTAGATAGTTTAATTTTTTTGGAATCAGACGAGTTAGTATTACATCTTGAGTTCCAAACTTCTCCCGATCAAGATATTCCCTTTAGAATGTTAGATTATCGGGTTAGACTCTATCGCCATGATCCACAAAAAGAGGTCATTCAAATCGTCCTTTATTTAGGAGAAAATCGCTCAAAATTAGTCAATCAAACAGTTTTTGAATTGAGCAAAACATCCCATGAATTTGAAGTTATTCGCCTTTGGGAAGTTCCCCCAGAAACTCTATTACAATCTAAAGATTTATGGTCTTTTGCTGTCTTAAGTCAAGGCAAAAATCGAGAAACTATCCTGAGACAAATTAGTCAGAAAATTGACGAAATTTCAGACCCAAGAGAAAAAAGTAATGTAACTGCGTCAACTGCGGTTCTCGCTGGGTTAGTATTAGATCAGGACATCATTCAACGTTTATTAAGGAAGGACATCATGAGAGAATCTGTCATTTATCAAGACATTTTATCTGAAGGGAGAGAAGAGGGTAGAGAAGAGGGTAGAGAAGAGGGTAGAGAAGAAGGTAGACACCAAGAAGGTGTTAATCTAATCTCACGGCTTTTAAATCGCTTAATTGGACAAATTCCACCCAATTTAACTCAAAAAATTCACGATTTATCCATTGAACAATTAGAAAGCTTAGGAGATGCTTTACTCGATTTTAAATCTGAAGAAGACTTGCAAAAATGGTTTGAGGAGAATAGCGAAAATTGA
- the dusA gene encoding tRNA dihydrouridine(20/20a) synthase DusA — MSVNTIYPLSIAPMMERTDRHFRYFMRQITQDTLLYTEMIVTQAIRYGDRTKLLGFSPEEKPLSLQLGGDDPQELAECAMIAEDFGYDEVNLNVGCPSDRVQSGNFGACLMLQPELVARCVEAMQKKVNIPITIKHRIGVDERDRYEDLANFVKIVSDAGCQRFTVHARKAWLKGLSPKENRTIPPLKYEEVYQLKQEFSQLFIEINGGIITLDQIEHHLQFVDGVMIGRAAYDNPYLFATVDRDIYGQNIIPPTRHQVVEKMLPYIDYWVNNGLKLHAISRHILAIFGGVPGTKAWKRHISENAHLPGAGVKVIEEALGKVPRDNFSHWD; from the coding sequence ATGTCTGTTAATACAATTTATCCCTTGAGTATTGCCCCGATGATGGAGCGAACTGATCGCCATTTTCGCTATTTTATGCGACAGATCACGCAGGATACTTTACTATACACTGAAATGATCGTGACTCAAGCGATTCGTTACGGCGATCGCACTAAATTATTGGGGTTTTCTCCTGAAGAAAAACCCCTTTCCTTGCAATTAGGAGGAGATGATCCACAAGAATTAGCTGAATGTGCTATGATTGCAGAGGATTTTGGTTATGATGAAGTTAATTTGAATGTTGGTTGTCCTAGCGATCGCGTGCAAAGTGGCAATTTTGGAGCCTGTTTGATGCTGCAACCGGAATTAGTTGCCCGTTGTGTCGAAGCGATGCAAAAAAAGGTCAATATTCCTATTACTATTAAACACCGAATTGGCGTTGATGAACGCGATCGCTATGAAGATTTAGCCAACTTTGTTAAAATTGTTTCTGACGCTGGATGTCAACGCTTTACAGTACACGCTAGAAAAGCTTGGCTAAAGGGATTAAGTCCTAAAGAAAATCGCACTATTCCTCCTTTAAAATATGAGGAAGTCTATCAACTAAAACAAGAGTTTTCTCAGCTATTTATTGAGATTAATGGCGGTATTATTACCCTAGATCAAATTGAACACCATTTACAATTTGTGGATGGAGTAATGATTGGTCGTGCGGCCTATGATAATCCCTATTTATTTGCTACAGTAGATCGGGATATTTATGGGCAAAATATAATCCCACCAACCCGTCATCAAGTCGTTGAAAAAATGTTACCCTATATTGATTATTGGGTTAATAATGGTTTAAAACTTCATGCCATTAGTCGTCATATTTTAGCCATTTTTGGCGGTGTCCCAGGAACAAAAGCGTGGAAGCGACATATTAGCGAAAATGCCCATTTACCAGGAGCAGGTGTTAAAGTGATTGAGGAAGCATTAGGGAAAGTTCCCCGCGATAATTTTAGCCATTGGGATTAA
- a CDS encoding alpha/beta fold hydrolase translates to MANNLQSSVVNTSSDHSEKTWIWQGFPITYQSYGSSGPAVILVHGFGASWRHWRKNLPVLGEYFRCYAIDLIGFGGSAKPTPGTEINYTFETWGQQVADFCQEVVGSPAFLVGNSIGCVVVMQAAVDYPDWVLGIAALNCSLRLLHDRKRSQLPWYRRLGASFATKILTNKTIGSLFFSQIANKKTVRKILLQAYCRQEAVNDELIEIILKPAKDSGALDVFLAFTRYSQGPLPEDLLPILPCPAILLWGTKDPWEPIELSREWANFEPVEQFIPLEGVGHCPQDEAPELVNPILRDWILSKG, encoded by the coding sequence ATGGCTAATAATTTACAATCTTCTGTTGTTAACACGAGTTCAGACCATTCCGAAAAAACCTGGATTTGGCAAGGATTTCCCATCACTTATCAAAGCTATGGAAGCAGTGGTCCTGCGGTGATTTTAGTGCATGGTTTTGGGGCTTCTTGGCGACATTGGCGGAAAAATTTACCCGTTTTAGGAGAATATTTTCGGTGTTATGCGATAGATTTAATTGGCTTTGGAGGATCTGCTAAACCAACTCCAGGGACAGAGATTAACTATACCTTTGAAACTTGGGGACAACAGGTAGCTGATTTTTGTCAAGAAGTGGTAGGAAGTCCTGCTTTTTTAGTGGGTAATTCCATTGGTTGTGTAGTAGTTATGCAAGCAGCAGTAGACTATCCTGATTGGGTTTTAGGGATCGCGGCTTTAAATTGTTCCTTAAGATTACTCCACGATCGCAAGCGAAGTCAATTACCTTGGTATCGTCGTTTAGGAGCAAGTTTTGCCACTAAAATTTTAACTAACAAAACTATTGGATCTTTATTTTTTAGTCAAATTGCTAATAAAAAAACTGTCCGTAAAATTCTCTTACAAGCTTATTGTCGTCAAGAAGCGGTGAATGATGAATTAATCGAAATTATCTTAAAACCCGCTAAAGATAGCGGTGCATTAGACGTATTTTTAGCCTTTACTCGCTATTCTCAAGGTCCTTTACCTGAAGATTTATTACCGATTTTACCCTGTCCGGCGATTCTTTTATGGGGAACAAAAGATCCTTGGGAACCCATTGAATTGTCACGGGAATGGGCTAATTTTGAGCCTGTAGAACAGTTTATTCCCCTCGAAGGGGTGGGGCACTGTCCTCAAGATGAAGCCCCAGAATTGGTTAATCCTATTTTAAGAGATTGGATCTTAAGTAAAGGGTAA
- a CDS encoding CRR6 family NdhI maturation factor, which produces MTQTIALQLDHLTRLDLSPVSQLIDPILTQRAIADYEQTLSFEIHYPRDPTDPRELSEIAEVRLWFVRLDSVYPWIPFILDPKTGELARYVAMLVPHQFSRSEGIQYNPEALEIFVMHKLFILSDWLQQQTIPSTFRLKSFAQLFGYDIDDSFFELIVNS; this is translated from the coding sequence ATGACTCAGACGATCGCACTACAACTTGATCATCTCACCCGACTGGATCTCTCTCCTGTCTCTCAACTGATCGATCCGATCCTGACTCAAAGGGCGATCGCTGACTATGAACAAACCCTGAGTTTTGAGATCCATTATCCCCGCGACCCCACCGATCCTAGGGAACTCTCAGAAATTGCGGAGGTTCGTCTCTGGTTTGTGCGTCTTGATTCGGTTTACCCCTGGATACCGTTTATTTTAGACCCTAAGACGGGAGAATTAGCGCGTTATGTGGCTATGTTAGTTCCCCATCAGTTTAGCCGCAGTGAGGGTATTCAATACAACCCAGAAGCATTAGAAATCTTTGTTATGCACAAATTATTTATTCTTTCGGACTGGTTGCAACAGCAAACTATTCCAAGTACCTTTCGTCTTAAATCTTTCGCTCAATTGTTTGGGTATGATATTGATGATAGCTTTTTTGAATTAATAGTTAATAGTTGA
- the csaB gene encoding polysaccharide pyruvyl transferase CsaB: MMKKAVICGYYGQGNGGDEALLVSLLQMLPSDIYPIVLSANPRQTEERYGVESCPNRSFLAILKVLKQSDLFIWGGGSLMQDVTSWSSPIYYAGLMILAQQLGLKTIAWAQGIGPLKRPFTRWLTHQALRKCTAVSVRDGASAKLVSEWQINPLVAPDPVWALKAKSVPKLSDLPAPRVAVNLRKHPQLTPQRLKVLTKALIDFQKATNVCLLLVPFQASQDLEIARSIAAQLPGFHQIISLEDPRELKGLFRGVEMMIGMRLHSLIMAAAEESRCFALSYDPKVTRLMIEIELPGWELNELPDDPNIISTAWLKCYANGEALSQYRIQSLVDRAFMHQEILGTGFTK; this comes from the coding sequence ATGATGAAAAAGGCCGTTATTTGTGGGTATTATGGTCAGGGAAATGGGGGAGATGAAGCGTTATTAGTGTCCTTACTCCAGATGCTTCCCTCGGATATTTATCCCATTGTTCTCTCAGCAAACCCGCGTCAAACTGAAGAACGTTATGGGGTAGAAAGTTGTCCTAACCGTTCTTTTTTGGCTATTTTAAAAGTCCTTAAACAGTCAGATCTGTTTATTTGGGGTGGCGGAAGTTTAATGCAAGATGTCACCAGTTGGAGCAGTCCAATTTATTACGCTGGATTGATGATTTTAGCGCAACAATTAGGACTAAAAACGATAGCTTGGGCGCAAGGAATTGGACCTTTAAAACGACCTTTTACCCGTTGGTTAACCCATCAGGCACTGAGGAAATGTACAGCCGTTAGTGTTAGGGATGGAGCATCCGCGAAATTAGTTTCCGAATGGCAAATTAACCCTTTAGTTGCCCCCGACCCAGTTTGGGCATTAAAAGCCAAATCTGTCCCTAAATTAAGCGATTTACCTGCCCCTAGGGTAGCGGTTAATTTACGCAAGCATCCCCAATTAACCCCCCAACGCCTAAAGGTTTTAACCAAGGCCTTAATTGACTTTCAAAAAGCGACAAACGTCTGTCTTTTATTAGTTCCCTTTCAAGCGTCTCAAGACTTAGAAATTGCTCGTTCTATCGCCGCACAATTACCCGGTTTTCATCAGATTATTTCCTTAGAAGATCCCAGAGAGTTAAAAGGATTATTTCGGGGGGTAGAAATGATGATTGGAATGCGTCTCCATAGTTTAATTATGGCTGCGGCTGAAGAATCTCGTTGTTTTGCCCTGAGTTATGACCCAAAAGTGACCCGTTTAATGATAGAAATTGAGTTACCTGGATGGGAATTAAATGAGCTTCCCGATGACCCCAATATTATTAGTACCGCTTGGTTAAAATGTTATGCCAATGGGGAAGCCTTAAGTCAATATCGCATTCAATCGTTAGTCGATCGCGCATTTATGCACCAGGAAATTTTAGGAACGGGGTTCACCAAATAA
- a CDS encoding cation:proton antiporter — MEQLLSALPHNPLVAFTILLMVTLILPPIFEKLRLPGLVGLLFAGVILGKDGLHLLDPHSESIKLLSDIGKIYLMFVAGLEIDMAEFRRTKDRSLGFGMMTFLIPLLAGILVSRLFNFSWNTSFLIGSLLASHTLLGYPIVQRLGVVKNQSVMVTIGATIFTDIAALLVLAICVSIHAGQFSAASLMFQLVALGLYAVAVLFGLDWGGREYFRRTGDEESNQFLFVLFAVFLVSVAAQIINVDKIVGAFLAGLAINDVLGNGPVKEKVEFLGSTLFIPFFFVGMGLLLDIPSFLTTMRFQFPLVIGIVGGLIGSKFGAALTAKTLYRYSWHEGLTMWSLSLPQVAATLAAALVAYQAKNTAGERLINEAVFNSVIVLMLVTSILGPVLTSKFAPKLPIPKTVKEDSQKSGTSLEEWLPQSHSAMPSSPFRLVIPIYNPHTQRDLIEMGALIARRKSGFIVPVSIATAHVHMDDPQLNNHLQQSQALLERALQISQEFDVQAQPTIRIDDDVAQGISRTAREKDANLIIMGWSQNTGLRARLFGTVIDTIFWSSHCPVAVMRLLDKPINLHRLLVPVRDISPAIVGIIRFAQLLANANEGSVTLLHVCDRKTSPEQIASFKEELMAVIEESGFQAKCKIKIIAHDDVGKVITRASTAFDLVILRSFRRRTAGGLAVSDLTTELLKKLTCSLVLFGEPRS, encoded by the coding sequence ATGGAACAACTGCTATCCGCTTTACCCCACAATCCCCTAGTGGCATTTACCATTCTCTTGATGGTAACGTTAATCCTACCCCCAATTTTTGAGAAATTACGACTTCCTGGCTTAGTGGGTTTGTTGTTTGCAGGAGTTATTCTAGGTAAAGATGGCTTACATTTGCTTGACCCCCATTCAGAAAGTATCAAGCTGCTGTCGGACATTGGCAAAATTTACTTAATGTTTGTTGCTGGACTAGAAATCGATATGGCCGAATTTCGCCGAACGAAAGATCGGTCATTAGGATTTGGCATGATGACCTTTTTAATCCCATTACTCGCAGGAATATTAGTAAGTCGCCTCTTCAATTTTAGTTGGAATACCTCTTTTTTAATTGGTTCCCTCTTAGCCTCTCATACCTTACTCGGATATCCCATTGTGCAACGCTTAGGCGTGGTTAAAAATCAATCGGTCATGGTAACAATTGGGGCAACGATTTTCACCGATATTGCTGCCTTGCTAGTCTTAGCAATCTGTGTTTCCATCCATGCGGGACAGTTTTCGGCAGCCTCCTTAATGTTTCAATTAGTTGCCTTAGGTCTTTATGCAGTAGCAGTTCTCTTTGGTTTAGATTGGGGAGGACGAGAATACTTTCGACGCACCGGAGATGAAGAAAGCAATCAATTTCTATTTGTCTTGTTTGCCGTTTTTCTAGTATCTGTAGCAGCACAAATCATCAACGTTGATAAAATTGTTGGCGCATTTTTAGCGGGATTAGCCATTAATGATGTACTCGGTAATGGACCAGTCAAAGAAAAGGTCGAATTTCTGGGCAGTACCCTCTTTATTCCCTTTTTCTTTGTTGGGATGGGATTACTCTTAGATATTCCCTCTTTCCTCACCACGATGCGCTTTCAATTTCCCCTCGTGATTGGTATTGTGGGCGGATTAATCGGCTCAAAATTCGGGGCAGCCTTGACCGCAAAAACCCTCTACCGCTACAGTTGGCATGAAGGCTTAACCATGTGGTCCCTCTCCTTACCCCAAGTCGCTGCAACTCTAGCGGCCGCTTTAGTTGCGTACCAAGCCAAAAATACGGCAGGAGAAAGATTAATTAATGAAGCGGTTTTCAACAGTGTCATTGTTTTAATGCTCGTCACCTCGATTTTGGGACCCGTATTGACTTCCAAATTTGCCCCCAAATTACCCATCCCTAAAACCGTCAAAGAAGACAGTCAAAAATCAGGGACTTCCTTAGAGGAATGGCTGCCTCAATCTCATTCTGCAATGCCTTCGTCACCTTTTAGGTTAGTGATTCCTATTTATAATCCCCATACACAACGCGATTTAATCGAAATGGGTGCATTAATTGCCCGTCGTAAATCCGGGTTTATTGTCCCGGTTTCCATTGCTACTGCCCATGTTCACATGGATGATCCCCAATTAAATAATCATCTTCAACAAAGTCAAGCCTTACTTGAGCGTGCTCTACAAATTAGTCAAGAATTTGATGTTCAAGCGCAACCAACCATTCGCATTGATGATGATGTTGCCCAAGGAATTAGTCGCACCGCCAGGGAAAAGGATGCCAATTTAATTATTATGGGGTGGAGTCAAAATACAGGATTACGCGCTCGATTGTTTGGGACTGTTATTGATACGATTTTTTGGTCTTCCCACTGTCCCGTGGCCGTGATGCGTCTGTTAGATAAACCCATTAATTTGCATCGTCTCTTAGTGCCTGTTAGGGATATTAGTCCCGCTATTGTGGGTATTATTCGTTTTGCCCAATTATTGGCTAATGCCAATGAAGGTTCTGTGACTTTATTGCACGTCTGCGATCGCAAAACTTCCCCCGAACAAATAGCGAGTTTTAAAGAGGAATTAATGGCAGTTATTGAGGAAAGTGGATTTCAGGCTAAATGTAAGATTAAAATTATTGCCCACGATGATGTCGGTAAAGTGATTACTCGCGCTTCAACTGCCTTTGATTTAGTCATTTTGCGCTCTTTCCGTCGTCGTACCGCCGGGGGGTTAGCCGTCAGTGATTTGACAACCGAATTGTTGAAAAAATTAACCTGTTCTCTCGTGTTATTTGGTGAACCCCGTTCCTAA
- a CDS encoding calcium-binding protein has protein sequence MGGTGNDTLNGGDGNDTMIGGAGDDSYYVYEVGDIVSENANEGIDLVYSSVSYTLSGNLENLTLTGSSNIDGTGNNFNNYITGNSGNNILDGQSGNDTLVGGAGNDTYIIDSLGDVIIELRNQGIDTVMASVTYTMNSSTLENLILTGTNSINGTGNFSSNLLIGNSGNNILDGSYGNDTLDGGLGMDTLKGGFDNDTYMVDTVDDVIIENLGEGTDTVNASFSYTLGSNLENLTLTGTNNLNGTGNSLNNVITGNSGNNILRGNAGNDTLLGGNGTDELWGGQGNDSLTGGEGRDYFIFGGVANFGELGVDSVADFSKGTDLILLSHTVFNALTMSNNIVASEFTTITADSSTELSLAGGSSAFLVYNTTTGNLFYNSDGAIAGLGNGGQFAILNNKPLLDVNDLSFTDFA, from the coding sequence ATTGGGGGAACAGGAAATGACACCCTCAATGGTGGTGACGGCAACGATACGATGATCGGAGGAGCAGGGGATGATAGCTATTATGTTTATGAGGTTGGTGATATCGTCTCTGAAAACGCCAACGAAGGGATAGACCTCGTTTACTCGTCCGTTAGTTACACTTTAAGCGGTAATCTGGAAAATCTCACCTTAACGGGTTCTAGTAACATTGATGGGACAGGAAACAACTTCAATAACTACATTACAGGCAATAGCGGCAATAACATCCTTGATGGACAATCAGGTAATGATACCCTTGTAGGAGGGGCTGGCAATGATACTTACATTATCGATAGTCTTGGGGATGTCATCATAGAACTGAGAAACCAAGGTATTGATACGGTAATGGCTTCTGTTACCTATACTATGAATAGTAGTACCCTAGAAAATCTGATCTTAACGGGGACAAATAGTATTAACGGAACGGGCAACTTTTCTAGTAACCTTCTCATCGGCAATAGTGGCAATAATATCCTTGATGGCAGTTATGGCAATGATACCCTTGATGGGGGTCTAGGAATGGATACCCTCAAGGGGGGTTTCGACAACGATACTTACATGGTTGATACGGTTGACGATGTGATCATCGAAAACCTCGGCGAAGGAACAGATACCGTTAACGCTTCTTTTAGCTACACTTTGGGCAGTAACCTGGAAAATTTGACCTTAACAGGGACAAACAACCTTAATGGGACAGGAAACAGCCTGAACAACGTTATCACGGGTAATAGTGGTAATAATATTCTGAGGGGGAATGCTGGTAATGATACCCTGTTGGGAGGAAATGGTACTGATGAACTGTGGGGCGGACAAGGTAACGATTCTCTGACAGGGGGTGAAGGAAGAGATTACTTTATCTTTGGTGGAGTCGCTAATTTTGGTGAGTTAGGAGTAGATAGTGTTGCCGACTTTAGCAAAGGGACTGACCTAATTTTATTATCCCATACTGTCTTTAATGCTTTAACCATGAGCAATAATATAGTGGCCAGTGAATTTACGACCATTACGGCTGATAGTTCGACTGAACTGAGTCTAGCAGGAGGTAGCAGTGCTTTTCTGGTTTACAATACAACAACTGGAAACCTATTCTACAATTCCGATGGTGCGATCGCCGGATTAGGCAATGGCGGACAATTTGCCATTTTGAACAATAAACCCCTTTTGGATGTGAATGACTTATCCTTTACAGATTTTGCGTGA